From one Physeter macrocephalus isolate SW-GA chromosome 18, ASM283717v5, whole genome shotgun sequence genomic stretch:
- the DEF6 gene encoding differentially expressed in FDCP 6 homolog isoform X1, whose amino-acid sequence MALRKELLKSVWYAFTALDVEKSGKVSKSQLKVLSHNLYTVLHIPHDPVALEEHFRDDDDGPVSSQGYMPYLNKYILDKVEEGAFVKEHFDELCWTLTAKKNYRVDSNGNSMLSNQDAFRLWCLFNFLSEDKYPLIMVPDEVEYLLKKVLSSMSLEVGLGELEELLAQEAQAAQSTSGLSVWQFLELFNSGRCLRGVGRDTLSMAIHEVYQELIQDVLKQGYLWKRGHLRRNWAERWFQLQPSCLCYFGSEECKEKRGTILLDAQCCVEVLPDREGKRCMFCVKTASRTYEMSASDTRQRQEWTAAIQTAIRLQAEGKMSLHKDLKQKRREQREQRERRRAAKEEEMLRLQQLQEEKERKLQELELLQEAQRQAERLLQEEEERRRSQHRELQQALEGQLREAEQARASMQAEMELKKEEAARQRQRIEELEEMQQRLQEALQLEVKARQDEEAVRLAQTRLLEEEEEKLKQLLQLKEKQERYIERAQQEKQELQQEMALQSRSLQQAQQQLEEVRQNRQRADEDVEAAQRKLRQASTNVKHWNVQMNRLMHPIEPGDKRPTTSSSFTGFQAPLLARRDSSLKRLTHRGSHDNKTPSPSISEQQTSLNCEEEVPISASAPQEDKVDPAPEN is encoded by the exons GTGCTGTCCCACAACCTGTACACCGTCCTGCACATCCCTCACGACCCTGTGGCCCTGGAGGAGCACTTCCGAGATGATGACGATGGCCCTGTGTCCAGCCAGGGGTACATGCCCTACCTCAACAAGTACATCCTGGACAAG gtggaggagggggctTTCGTTAAGGAGCACTTTGATGAGCTGTGCTGGACCCTCACGGCCAAGAAGAACTATCGGGTGGATAGCAACGGGAACAGTATGCTCTCCAATCAGGATGCCTTCCGCCTCTGGTGCCTCTTCAACTTCCTGTCAGAGGACAAGTACCCTCTGATCATGGTTCCTGATGAG gtgGAATACCTGCTGAAGAAGGTGCTCAGCAGCATGAGCTTGGAGGTGGGCTTGGGTGAGCTGGAGGAGCTGCTGGCCCAGGAGGCCCAGGCAGCCCAGAGCACCAGCGGGCTCAGCGTCTGGCAGTTCCTGGAGCTCTTCAACTCAGGCCGCTGTCTGCGAGGCGTGGGGCGAGACACCCTCAGCATGGCCATCCATGAGGTCTACCAGGAACTCATCCAGGACGTCCTGAAGCAG GGCTACCTGTGGAAGCGAGGGCACCTGAGGAGGAACTGGGCAGAACGCTGGTTCCAGCTGCAGCCCAGCTGCCTCTGCTATTTCGGGAGTGAAGAGTGCAAGGAGAAAAGGGGTACAATCCTACTGGATGCGCAGTGCTGTGTGGAG GTGCTGCCCGACCGAGAAGGGAAGCGCTGCATGTTCTGTGTGAAGACTGCCTCCCGCACGTACGAGATGAGCGCCTCAGACACGCGCCAGCGCCAGGAATGGACGGCTG CCATCCAGACGGCGATCCGGCTGCAGGCCGAGGGGAAGATGTCGCTGCACAAGGACCTGAAGCAGAAGCGGCGCGAGCAGCGGGAGCAGCGGGAGCGGCGCCGGGCGGCCAAGGAGGAGGAGATGCTGCGGCTGCAGCAGCTACAGGAGGAGAAGGAGCGGAAGCTGCAggagctggagctgctgcagGAGGCGCAGCGGCAGGCCGAGCGCctgctgcaggaggaggaggagcggcgCCGCAGCCAGCACCGCGAGCTGCAACAGGCGCTCGAGGGCCAACTGCGCGAGGCTGAGCAG GCAAGGGCCTCCATGCAGGCTGAGATGGAGCTGAAGAAGGAGGAGGCTGCCCGGCAGCGGCAGCGCATCGAGGAGCTGGAGGAGATGCAGCAGAGGCTTCAGGAGGCCCTGCAACTGGAGGTGAAAGCTCGGCAGGACGAGGAGGCCGTGCGCCTAGCCCAGACCAG actgctggaggaggaggaggagaagttgaagcagctgctgcagctgaAGGAGAAACAGGAGCGCTATATTGAGCGGGCACAGCAGGAGAAGCAGGAACTGCAGCAGGAGATGGCCCTGCAGAGCCGCTCCCTGCAGCAGGCCCAGCAGCAGTTGGAGGAGGTGCGACAGAACCGGCAGAGAGCCGACGAGGACGTGGAG GCTGCACAGCGGAAGTTGCGCCAGGCCAGCACGAACGTGAAACACTGGAATGTCCAGATGAACCGGCTTATGCATCCAATTGAACCTGGAG ACAAGCGTCCCACCACCAGCAGCTCCTTCACAGGCTTCCAGGCCCCTCTACTCGCCCGCCGTGACTCCTCCCTAAAACGCCTGACTCACCGGGGATCCCACGACAACAAGACCCCCTCACCCAGCATCAGTGAGCAGCAGACGTCCCTCAATTGTGAGGAAGAGGTGCCCATCTCAGCTTCCGCCCCTCAGGAAGATAAAGTGGACCCAGCACCAGAAAACTAA
- the DEF6 gene encoding differentially expressed in FDCP 6 homolog isoform X2 produces the protein MALRKELLKSVWYAFTALDVEKSGKVSKSQLKVLSHNLYTVLHIPHDPVALEEHFRDDDDGPVSSQGYMPYLNKYILDKVEYLLKKVLSSMSLEVGLGELEELLAQEAQAAQSTSGLSVWQFLELFNSGRCLRGVGRDTLSMAIHEVYQELIQDVLKQGYLWKRGHLRRNWAERWFQLQPSCLCYFGSEECKEKRGTILLDAQCCVEVLPDREGKRCMFCVKTASRTYEMSASDTRQRQEWTAAIQTAIRLQAEGKMSLHKDLKQKRREQREQRERRRAAKEEEMLRLQQLQEEKERKLQELELLQEAQRQAERLLQEEEERRRSQHRELQQALEGQLREAEQARASMQAEMELKKEEAARQRQRIEELEEMQQRLQEALQLEVKARQDEEAVRLAQTRLLEEEEEKLKQLLQLKEKQERYIERAQQEKQELQQEMALQSRSLQQAQQQLEEVRQNRQRADEDVEAAQRKLRQASTNVKHWNVQMNRLMHPIEPGDKRPTTSSSFTGFQAPLLARRDSSLKRLTHRGSHDNKTPSPSISEQQTSLNCEEEVPISASAPQEDKVDPAPEN, from the exons GTGCTGTCCCACAACCTGTACACCGTCCTGCACATCCCTCACGACCCTGTGGCCCTGGAGGAGCACTTCCGAGATGATGACGATGGCCCTGTGTCCAGCCAGGGGTACATGCCCTACCTCAACAAGTACATCCTGGACAAG gtgGAATACCTGCTGAAGAAGGTGCTCAGCAGCATGAGCTTGGAGGTGGGCTTGGGTGAGCTGGAGGAGCTGCTGGCCCAGGAGGCCCAGGCAGCCCAGAGCACCAGCGGGCTCAGCGTCTGGCAGTTCCTGGAGCTCTTCAACTCAGGCCGCTGTCTGCGAGGCGTGGGGCGAGACACCCTCAGCATGGCCATCCATGAGGTCTACCAGGAACTCATCCAGGACGTCCTGAAGCAG GGCTACCTGTGGAAGCGAGGGCACCTGAGGAGGAACTGGGCAGAACGCTGGTTCCAGCTGCAGCCCAGCTGCCTCTGCTATTTCGGGAGTGAAGAGTGCAAGGAGAAAAGGGGTACAATCCTACTGGATGCGCAGTGCTGTGTGGAG GTGCTGCCCGACCGAGAAGGGAAGCGCTGCATGTTCTGTGTGAAGACTGCCTCCCGCACGTACGAGATGAGCGCCTCAGACACGCGCCAGCGCCAGGAATGGACGGCTG CCATCCAGACGGCGATCCGGCTGCAGGCCGAGGGGAAGATGTCGCTGCACAAGGACCTGAAGCAGAAGCGGCGCGAGCAGCGGGAGCAGCGGGAGCGGCGCCGGGCGGCCAAGGAGGAGGAGATGCTGCGGCTGCAGCAGCTACAGGAGGAGAAGGAGCGGAAGCTGCAggagctggagctgctgcagGAGGCGCAGCGGCAGGCCGAGCGCctgctgcaggaggaggaggagcggcgCCGCAGCCAGCACCGCGAGCTGCAACAGGCGCTCGAGGGCCAACTGCGCGAGGCTGAGCAG GCAAGGGCCTCCATGCAGGCTGAGATGGAGCTGAAGAAGGAGGAGGCTGCCCGGCAGCGGCAGCGCATCGAGGAGCTGGAGGAGATGCAGCAGAGGCTTCAGGAGGCCCTGCAACTGGAGGTGAAAGCTCGGCAGGACGAGGAGGCCGTGCGCCTAGCCCAGACCAG actgctggaggaggaggaggagaagttgaagcagctgctgcagctgaAGGAGAAACAGGAGCGCTATATTGAGCGGGCACAGCAGGAGAAGCAGGAACTGCAGCAGGAGATGGCCCTGCAGAGCCGCTCCCTGCAGCAGGCCCAGCAGCAGTTGGAGGAGGTGCGACAGAACCGGCAGAGAGCCGACGAGGACGTGGAG GCTGCACAGCGGAAGTTGCGCCAGGCCAGCACGAACGTGAAACACTGGAATGTCCAGATGAACCGGCTTATGCATCCAATTGAACCTGGAG ACAAGCGTCCCACCACCAGCAGCTCCTTCACAGGCTTCCAGGCCCCTCTACTCGCCCGCCGTGACTCCTCCCTAAAACGCCTGACTCACCGGGGATCCCACGACAACAAGACCCCCTCACCCAGCATCAGTGAGCAGCAGACGTCCCTCAATTGTGAGGAAGAGGTGCCCATCTCAGCTTCCGCCCCTCAGGAAGATAAAGTGGACCCAGCACCAGAAAACTAA